In Daucus carota subsp. sativus chromosome 4, DH1 v3.0, whole genome shotgun sequence, one DNA window encodes the following:
- the LOC108215985 gene encoding uncharacterized protein LOC108215985, giving the protein MVSLSLTSSNTMPITRQALSIFAYPFRKYTIPTISFSHFPPKRHRSFCQYTHSLSAVSDPNPRNRSPEAIALEYSDLNLPHSTSEEVGPVRIRQHVNPLSAYFSTPVEVPNWNEVYEDTKLPLMVDIGSGSGRFLMWLAKRNLHSKNYLGLEIRKKLALRAEDWAKEQSLRNLHYMFANATISFKQLISAYPGPLMLVSILCPDPHFKKKHHKRRVLQKPLVDSIVNCLAPGGQVFIQSDVLEVALDMRNHFDAEPDILAHVSNIDASIACDDEGWLLRNPMGIRTEREIHAELEGAKIYRRMYQKRK; this is encoded by the exons ATGGTGTCTTTAAGTCTAACCTCCAGCAACACCATGCCAATAACTCGTCAAGCTTTATCTATATTCGCTTACCCTTTTCGTAAATACACAATACCCACAATTTCATTTTCCCATTTCCCACCAAAACGACATCGTTCTTTCTGCCAGTATACTCATAGTTTGTCTGCTGTTTCTGACCCGAATCCAAGAAATCGGAGCCCCGAAGCTATTGCCTTGGAGTACTCTGACCTTAATCTTCCACACAGCACTTCTGAG GAAGTTGGTCCCGTTAGGATCCGTCAACATGTTAACCCTCTGAGCGCATATTTTTCG ACTCCTGTGGAAGTGCCCAACTGGAATGAGGTGTATGAAGATACGAAATTACCACTAATGGTGGATATAGGAAGTG GCAGCGGTAGATTTCTTATGTGGCTTGCTAAAAGAAATCTGCATTCCAAGAATTATCTAGGATTGGAAATACGAAAGAAG TTAGCATTGCGTGCTGAAGATTGGGCAAAGGAGCAAAGTCTTAGGAATCT GCATTACATGTTTGCAAATGCCACAATTTCCTTTAAGCAGCTTATTTCGGCATACCCTGGACCCCTAATGTTAGTTTCCATACTG TGTCCAGATCCTCATTTCAAAAAGAAACATCATAAAAGAAGGGTACTGCAAAAGCCTCTAGTTGATTCCATTGTAAATTGTTTAGCCCCTGGTGGACAG GTTTTTATTCAATCTGATGTACTTGAAGTGGCACTTGATATGAGGAATCATTTTGATGCTGAGCCGGATATTCTTGCACATGTTAGCAACATTGATGCTAGTATTGCATGTGATGATGAAGGTTGGTTATTAAGAAATCCAATGGGGATTAGGACGGAGAGAGAGATACATGCTGAACTAGAAGGTGCAAAAATTTACCGAAGGATGTATCAGAAGCGGAAATAA
- the LOC108218361 gene encoding uncharacterized protein LOC108218361 isoform X2: protein MGRAFDKYLGRNTTLGLALWGPPNILQRSEALLFEHLQMRIVVYHVQILEENIRSMEPEIPKLMAEVANAKKMERAAAAVAAFFSCRRCIRTSEQPPFINIIYTPLLRAGEGE, encoded by the exons ATGGGAAGAGCATTCGACAAATACTTGGGACGAAATACCACACTGGGGCTTGCTTTATGGGGACCTCCTAATATCTTGCAGAGGTCAGAAGCTCTACTTTTCGAGCATCTTCAGATGAGAATTGTTGTTTATCATGTGCAG ATTTTGGAGGAGAACATACGTTCTATGGAACCGGAAATTCCGAAACTTATGGCTGAAGTTGCAAATGCTAAGAAGATGGAAAGGGCAGCTGCAGCGGTTGCTG CTTTCTTCTCATGTCGGAGGTGCATTAGAACAAGCGAACAACCACCtttcataaatataatctacacaCCACTACTTCGTGCGGGAGAGGGTGAATGA
- the LOC108218361 gene encoding uncharacterized protein LOC108218361 isoform X1, producing MGRAFDKYLGRNTTLGLALWGPPNILQRSEALLFEHLQMRIVVYHVQILEENIRSMEPEIPKLMAEVANAKKMERAAAAVAGISTGMIRLLHRKDLDSLEKQIDFSLRDFRSDRCPVLIK from the exons ATGGGAAGAGCATTCGACAAATACTTGGGACGAAATACCACACTGGGGCTTGCTTTATGGGGACCTCCTAATATCTTGCAGAGGTCAGAAGCTCTACTTTTCGAGCATCTTCAGATGAGAATTGTTGTTTATCATGTGCAG ATTTTGGAGGAGAACATACGTTCTATGGAACCGGAAATTCCGAAACTTATGGCTGAAGTTGCAAATGCTAAGAAGATGGAAAGGGCAGCTGCAGCGGTTGCTG gaatttcaacGGGGATGATCCGGCTCTTACACAGAAAGGACCTTGATTCACTAGAAAAGCAGATTGATTTCTCTTTAAGGGATTTCAGATCAGATAGATGTCCTGTTTTAATCAAATGA